In Anaerolineales bacterium, the following proteins share a genomic window:
- a CDS encoding DUF6079 family protein, giving the protein MKYADLIQFEPIETVVQLRQAEKRVEAERLVRTYVISDRMADVILHRVLPTLSLERGEESGGLFVVGNYGTGKSHLMSLLSSVAEHADLAEAVTHPAVAKGVKQAVAGQFRVVRQEFGSTNMTLRDVVLGYLQEGLKKLGVSVHFPSMDEAPNAKDLLIDAMTAFQKKYPGQGLLVVIDELLEYLLGRKERELIMDLAFLREIGETCAVSDLRFVAGIQESLFDNPRFQFAADSIRRVRDRYQQVRIVREDVAFVVSRRLLAKNASQRERIRTYLEKFSSLYELMAERMDEFIELFPVHPAYLEMFERVTVIEKRQTLKAISQEMRRILNDDVPQDQVGLLSFDAFWRLIQEDPSYRSTPEIREVMDKSQVLEERIKNAMSPIYRDAALRVVHALSLHRLTTGDLRAPIGLTPKELRDRLCLYLPIPEADAAFLLTSVESVLQEISRAVSGQFISHNRENDQYYLDLDKDVDFDALIEQRAAVLEEEVLDRYYFDALRRILELSESTYRPGFRIWQTEIPWSGHGMTRDGYVFLGARDERSHTQPERDFYIHFLSLFKQNGKKDAPKDDEVFFLLHAPDDLFHQNLRLYAGAREMAAISSGSNKTQYERKADQFLSTITRWLRENFAHAFDVRYGKSSHNVAESWGEYRLARAESSLRDQVYQLTSAILNNYFQKKYRDYPSFGRIQLTQLSLPQACQAALRALAGGPLNQQAQSILEGLELIRIGEGQPAYTGAESKYASAILSRLEALGAGRVLNRKELIGVDPRRERELTFNLEPELLMVVLAALLRQGEITLTWMGRTFTSDDLDEVARIEVNDLTHFSTIARPKPVPEQSLKALFEGLGLPVEWVSDSSQHERAAQDVSRLAESELPRLAMALDNLREGLRYLGEMILSAEESQQWRKELEGYRDLLQALERLNTPGRLRQFGLSVSEVRAKLKGRETLQRLSQMRELLQALQPHLNYVTRAELRLPASHPWQAEANRLRQEQIRWLRDPKTRSDPSLYSRLNGGLSNLRSAYMDAYLQLHQSARLDRAGDERKRSLTQDPRWRQLLALQEVSILPESEFRRLQQTFNDSLRACPVLTKDDLREHTECPHCGFDPRAEGGRKSVHETLDTVLQELDRLHTSWVTRLREELQKPEVSEDVALLKSPYREQIQSFIRDGKLPVSVSQIFVQSVNDALQGLEKVVLNGTEFLLALTQAGMPCTVEELYQRLDTLLQKQLGDKKRDKIRIELDW; this is encoded by the coding sequence ATGAAATATGCTGACCTGATTCAGTTTGAGCCTATCGAGACTGTAGTCCAACTTCGCCAGGCAGAGAAGCGAGTGGAAGCCGAACGCTTGGTGCGGACGTATGTGATATCTGATCGCATGGCAGATGTGATTCTCCATCGCGTCCTGCCCACCCTGAGTCTGGAGCGAGGCGAAGAGTCGGGCGGCTTGTTCGTGGTGGGCAACTACGGCACAGGCAAATCGCATTTGATGTCATTGCTCTCTTCTGTTGCCGAACACGCTGACCTGGCTGAGGCAGTGACCCATCCAGCGGTTGCCAAAGGGGTAAAACAAGCCGTCGCAGGGCAGTTCCGTGTGGTGCGGCAGGAATTTGGAAGCACCAATATGACATTACGGGATGTGGTATTGGGTTATTTGCAGGAAGGACTCAAGAAATTGGGTGTGAGTGTTCACTTCCCATCTATGGATGAAGCCCCCAATGCCAAAGATTTGTTGATTGATGCAATGACGGCTTTTCAGAAGAAATATCCTGGTCAGGGACTGTTGGTCGTCATTGATGAACTGCTGGAATACCTGCTGGGTCGGAAAGAACGAGAACTCATCATGGATCTGGCATTCCTGCGCGAGATCGGGGAAACCTGCGCCGTGTCGGATCTACGCTTCGTGGCTGGGATTCAAGAGTCGCTTTTCGACAACCCGCGTTTTCAGTTCGCTGCCGATTCGATCCGCCGCGTGCGCGACCGCTATCAGCAGGTTCGTATCGTTCGCGAGGATGTGGCTTTTGTCGTTTCGCGGCGATTGCTCGCCAAGAACGCTTCCCAACGTGAACGAATCCGCACTTATCTGGAAAAGTTCTCATCACTCTATGAACTGATGGCGGAACGGATGGATGAGTTCATCGAACTCTTCCCAGTCCACCCCGCGTATTTGGAAATGTTCGAGCGTGTGACAGTCATTGAGAAGCGCCAGACGCTCAAAGCCATCAGTCAAGAGATGCGCCGAATTCTCAATGACGACGTGCCTCAGGACCAAGTCGGACTGCTTTCCTTCGATGCTTTTTGGCGTTTGATTCAGGAGGACCCTTCCTATCGAAGCACGCCTGAAATCCGCGAGGTGATGGACAAAAGCCAGGTGTTGGAAGAACGAATCAAGAACGCGATGTCGCCGATTTATCGGGATGCGGCATTACGTGTTGTTCACGCACTTTCCCTGCACCGCCTGACGACGGGCGATCTCCGCGCTCCAATTGGATTGACGCCCAAGGAACTGCGGGATCGTTTGTGTTTGTATTTGCCGATTCCCGAAGCAGATGCAGCGTTTCTTCTGACAAGTGTCGAAAGCGTCTTGCAGGAAATCTCGCGCGCGGTAAGTGGTCAGTTTATTTCCCACAACCGAGAGAACGACCAATACTATCTCGATCTCGACAAGGATGTGGATTTCGACGCGTTGATCGAACAGCGGGCGGCGGTCCTCGAGGAAGAGGTGCTAGATCGCTATTACTTCGACGCCTTGAGGCGAATTTTGGAATTGAGCGAAAGCACATACCGCCCTGGGTTCCGTATCTGGCAGACTGAGATTCCCTGGTCTGGGCATGGGATGACGCGCGATGGTTATGTCTTTTTGGGCGCGCGGGATGAACGTTCTCACACCCAACCCGAACGGGATTTCTATATTCACTTTCTCAGCCTGTTCAAGCAAAACGGCAAGAAAGATGCGCCGAAGGATGATGAGGTCTTTTTTCTGTTGCATGCGCCCGATGACCTCTTTCACCAGAATCTGCGGTTGTACGCAGGAGCGCGCGAGATGGCGGCAATCTCTTCTGGAAGCAACAAGACTCAATATGAACGCAAAGCCGACCAGTTCCTGAGCACGATTACGCGCTGGCTGCGCGAGAATTTCGCTCACGCCTTCGATGTTCGATATGGCAAATCGAGTCACAACGTTGCAGAGAGTTGGGGGGAGTATCGTCTGGCAAGAGCCGAATCCAGTCTGCGCGACCAGGTCTATCAATTGACCTCAGCGATTTTGAATAATTACTTTCAAAAGAAGTATCGCGACTATCCATCGTTCGGTCGCATTCAATTGACCCAACTCTCCCTGCCACAGGCGTGTCAGGCAGCGTTGCGCGCGCTGGCAGGCGGACCGCTCAACCAACAGGCGCAGAGTATTCTCGAAGGGTTGGAGTTGATTCGCATTGGGGAGGGTCAGCCCGCATACACTGGCGCGGAATCGAAATATGCCTCAGCCATCTTATCCAGGCTGGAGGCGCTCGGCGCAGGGCGCGTCTTGAATCGAAAGGAATTGATCGGCGTGGATCCGCGTCGCGAACGCGAATTGACCTTCAATCTCGAACCCGAATTGTTGATGGTGGTTCTTGCCGCGCTTCTTCGCCAGGGCGAAATCACCCTGACATGGATGGGGCGCACTTTCACCTCCGACGACCTGGATGAGGTGGCGCGGATCGAGGTGAACGACCTCACGCATTTTTCCACTATCGCCCGTCCCAAGCCTGTGCCAGAACAATCGCTCAAAGCCTTGTTCGAGGGACTGGGATTGCCCGTGGAATGGGTGAGTGATTCGTCGCAACATGAACGCGCCGCGCAGGATGTAAGTCGTTTGGCAGAGAGCGAACTGCCGCGCCTGGCAATGGCGCTCGACAACCTGCGCGAGGGATTGCGGTATTTGGGCGAAATGATTTTGTCGGCTGAAGAGAGCCAACAATGGCGGAAGGAACTGGAAGGCTACCGTGATCTGCTTCAAGCGTTGGAGCGTCTGAACACGCCTGGACGTTTGCGGCAGTTTGGGTTGAGCGTCTCGGAGGTGCGCGCCAAACTCAAGGGACGCGAGACCCTGCAAAGACTGAGTCAGATGCGGGAATTGCTCCAGGCGTTACAGCCTCATCTGAATTACGTCACCCGCGCGGAGTTACGACTGCCCGCGAGTCATCCCTGGCAGGCGGAAGCGAACCGCCTCAGGCAAGAACAAATCCGCTGGCTCCGCGATCCCAAAACGCGTTCCGACCCTTCGCTTTATTCCCGCTTAAACGGCGGATTGAGCAACCTGCGCTCCGCCTACATGGACGCCTACCTGCAACTTCACCAGAGCGCGCGGTTGGATCGAGCAGGCGATGAGCGCAAACGTTCTCTCACGCAGGACCCACGCTGGAGGCAATTGCTGGCGTTGCAGGAGGTTTCGATTTTGCCAGAGAGTGAATTTCGCCGACTGCAACAGACTTTCAACGATTCGTTACGCGCCTGTCCCGTCTTGACTAAAGACGACTTGCGCGAGCATACCGAATGTCCACATTGCGGCTTCGACCCGCGCGCGGAAGGCGGGAGGAAGTCTGTGCATGAGACATTGGATACCGTTCTTCAGGAACTGGATCGCCTGCACACATCCTGGGTGACGCGCCTGCGCGAGGAACTGCAAAAGCCCGAGGTCAGCGAGGATGTCGCTTTGCTTAAATCACCTTATCGGGAACAAATCCAATCGTTCATTCGCGATGGGAAGTTGCCCGTCAGCGTTTCCCAGATTTTCGTTCAATCAGTGAACGATGCTCTGCAGGGATTGGAGAAAGTCGTGCTGAATGGCACTGAGTTCCTGCTGGCGCTCACACAGGCTGGGATGCCCTGCACCGTGGAAGAACTGTACCAACGCCTGGATACGCTTTTGCAGAAACAACTGGGCGACAAGAAGCGCGACAAGATTCGGATTGAATTGGATTGGTAG
- a CDS encoding NERD domain-containing protein, with amino-acid sequence MAKLYPERLPEHVLSDPRREAERKVFESLSRLGPSFYVFYNVAWQVRDPRSGARDGEADFIIAHPELGLMILEVKGGQVRYDANQKQWFSKDRQGIEHEIKDPIEQARNSKGALLSKFKELPGWEQRFLTIAYLAVFPDVVTEQTNLRPDLPLQLALDSRDLLNIETKIKEGFEWYLGEERTRGALGMDRLRLLEGFLGQSFSLRTPLGVELANEEQRLIELTADQMKVLQFIQSHRRVFIEGCAGSGKTMLALEKARQLAGQGFDTLLLCFNAPLAEYLHQRVTDEISVFHFHGLCKHLAKEAGIGYRAHRSEEEYFNEVLPQMLLDAIDELGPQFDAIIVDEGQDFRDEWWEILFFLLRDQHQGIFYVFYDSNQNIYHRPASLTQMISVEPFTLWENCRNTRAIHNVVKGFHHNPTVLTCRGPEGREPEIFYFSTPHEQGERVKKTLHHLVNDEKVEPSNIVLLTTRSPEKTSFVPGKKFGNFVLMEWGDLNLRKNDIRVSSAHRFKGLESRVVILTGLEDNDPSWLNPLLYVACSRARAHLIVVAHERTHAQLENIFRSSTRQP; translated from the coding sequence ATGGCGAAACTATATCCGGAACGATTGCCCGAACATGTACTCAGTGACCCCAGACGGGAAGCCGAGAGAAAAGTGTTTGAGTCCCTCTCAAGATTGGGACCGTCTTTTTATGTTTTCTACAACGTCGCCTGGCAAGTACGAGATCCGAGGAGCGGAGCACGTGATGGTGAGGCTGACTTTATTATTGCTCATCCAGAGTTGGGGCTGATGATCTTGGAGGTCAAAGGCGGGCAGGTTCGCTATGATGCAAATCAGAAACAATGGTTCAGTAAAGACCGCCAAGGGATCGAACACGAAATCAAAGACCCAATCGAGCAGGCGCGAAACAGCAAGGGAGCATTGTTATCCAAGTTCAAAGAATTGCCAGGATGGGAGCAGCGTTTCCTGACCATTGCTTATTTGGCAGTCTTTCCTGATGTTGTAACGGAACAAACTAATTTGCGACCAGACCTCCCGCTCCAGTTGGCACTGGATTCCCGAGATCTGCTTAACATTGAAACTAAAATCAAAGAGGGATTCGAGTGGTACCTTGGGGAGGAACGAACGCGCGGTGCCTTGGGAATGGATCGTTTGCGACTGTTGGAAGGCTTTTTGGGGCAATCGTTTTCCTTGCGTACACCACTCGGCGTGGAATTGGCGAACGAGGAGCAGCGCCTGATCGAACTGACGGCGGATCAGATGAAAGTACTTCAGTTCATTCAAAGCCATCGCAGGGTGTTCATCGAGGGTTGTGCAGGCTCAGGCAAAACGATGCTGGCATTGGAAAAGGCGCGGCAACTCGCGGGTCAGGGATTTGACACACTTTTGCTCTGTTTCAACGCGCCTCTGGCGGAATATCTCCATCAACGTGTGACTGATGAGATAAGCGTTTTCCACTTTCATGGTTTGTGCAAGCATTTGGCGAAGGAAGCAGGGATCGGCTATCGCGCTCATCGAAGTGAAGAGGAATACTTCAACGAAGTATTACCCCAAATGCTTCTAGATGCCATTGACGAATTGGGACCTCAGTTTGACGCCATTATCGTAGACGAAGGACAGGATTTCCGTGATGAATGGTGGGAGATTTTGTTCTTTCTATTGCGCGACCAACATCAAGGGATCTTCTATGTCTTTTACGACAGTAATCAGAACATCTATCACCGTCCTGCTAGCCTAACACAAATGATAAGTGTTGAGCCTTTTACCTTGTGGGAAAATTGCCGCAACACGCGTGCGATTCACAACGTAGTCAAGGGATTTCATCACAACCCAACAGTACTTACCTGCCGAGGACCCGAAGGAAGAGAGCCTGAAATCTTTTACTTCTCAACCCCCCATGAGCAGGGAGAACGGGTTAAGAAAACCCTGCATCATCTGGTGAACGATGAGAAAGTTGAACCGTCGAACATTGTCTTGCTCACCACCCGCTCGCCAGAGAAAACATCCTTCGTTCCAGGAAAGAAATTTGGGAACTTCGTCCTAATGGAATGGGGCGATCTCAATTTGCGCAAGAATGATATTCGCGTGAGTAGCGCCCATCGCTTCAAAGGTTTGGAAAGCCGAGTCGTCATCTTGACTGGACTGGAAGACAATGACCCATCGTGGCTAAATCCATTGTTATACGTTGCCTGCTCGCGCGCCCGAGCACATTTGATTGTTGTTGCACATGAACGTACCCACGCTCAACTTGAGAATATTTTTCGATCATCAACGAGGCAACCATGA
- a CDS encoding reverse transcriptase domain-containing protein yields MNNPIDEKLIASFTPERIISAYFDYKLAKWDRFSGFDEPEINIPMGADGIKFQTFEKQLKRNAKNISYRVQNDKYIFYPFREVEKLKEPASLGKPAKFRTLSIASIRDVLVQTILYQDVLYEPIESIFRSLDQISVVSYAYRKGKSAPLAAKAIFSYLRAGYWYVFDADLSKYFDSIPHDRLLNRLTKEIGGKKSRAFRLVRRFIHTDLVPYKTYQYAKARGKLMRQKIFHWKKPKRFKRDKGIPQGGVLSGMLANLYLHDFDTWVVTTLGKKIDLKYVRYADDFIILARSAKDLEVIGKRVENQIGKLGLEINKEKTSSYDVRKNGLDFVGFHFDGVSIRVRSKNIDRYKKRIREAIESPPQYVIDANKPKTTLRWLVKRINFKVQGHSGLETCPVCGHYRIGPPRSWITFFKTVTDVKQIHELDKWTRQVIYDYMHKAHKIRISRSALRKARFKSLVNQKYRVENPRLRPCLCDIDRGGLWPYLEDLFQGRQFKTLAFSKEFLVSKVDHNGIRLHINKKEYEIPKDIFLQAWAELRKNGNLSRANLERSGIQCTSQMVSLLSQLPAIQMQLWPIRLHFSDTRPSSFLIRD; encoded by the coding sequence ATGAATAACCCTATTGACGAAAAACTAATAGCCTCATTTACCCCTGAAAGAATAATCTCAGCCTACTTTGACTATAAGTTAGCTAAATGGGATCGATTTAGTGGATTCGATGAGCCTGAAATTAACATTCCAATGGGCGCAGACGGCATTAAGTTCCAGACATTCGAAAAACAACTAAAGCGAAATGCAAAAAACATTTCGTATCGAGTCCAGAACGACAAGTATATCTTCTACCCATTTCGAGAAGTTGAAAAATTAAAAGAACCTGCAAGCCTAGGGAAACCTGCCAAGTTTCGCACATTAAGCATAGCTTCTATACGGGATGTGCTAGTTCAAACGATTCTTTATCAAGATGTTTTATACGAACCAATCGAATCTATTTTTCGTAGTTTAGACCAAATATCGGTGGTGTCTTACGCCTACAGAAAGGGAAAGTCTGCACCTTTAGCTGCAAAAGCCATATTTTCATACTTACGGGCTGGATATTGGTATGTCTTTGATGCGGATTTGAGCAAATACTTCGATAGCATTCCGCATGATAGGCTTCTTAACCGATTGACTAAAGAAATCGGCGGGAAAAAATCAAGGGCATTCCGCCTTGTTAGAAGGTTTATCCACACCGATTTGGTACCATACAAAACATATCAATATGCAAAAGCGAGAGGGAAATTGATGCGGCAAAAGATATTCCACTGGAAAAAACCCAAAAGGTTCAAACGCGACAAGGGGATTCCGCAGGGTGGTGTTCTATCAGGAATGTTGGCAAATTTATACTTGCATGATTTTGACACATGGGTTGTTACAACGTTAGGCAAGAAAATTGATCTTAAGTATGTAAGGTATGCTGATGACTTTATTATCCTTGCGCGATCAGCCAAAGATCTAGAAGTTATCGGAAAACGGGTAGAAAATCAAATCGGAAAGTTGGGACTAGAGATCAACAAAGAAAAAACCAGCAGTTATGATGTGAGAAAAAATGGATTAGATTTTGTAGGATTCCATTTCGACGGAGTATCCATCAGGGTAAGAAGCAAAAACATTGACCGCTATAAAAAGCGAATTAGAGAAGCCATAGAATCACCTCCACAATACGTCATAGATGCTAATAAACCAAAAACAACTTTGAGATGGCTGGTCAAACGGATCAATTTCAAGGTTCAAGGGCACTCTGGGCTTGAGACATGTCCAGTATGCGGTCATTACAGAATCGGACCACCTCGTAGCTGGATAACCTTTTTCAAGACGGTTACGGATGTAAAACAAATTCATGAGCTTGACAAGTGGACACGTCAGGTGATTTATGATTACATGCATAAAGCACATAAAATCAGAATCAGTCGGTCGGCGCTTCGTAAAGCAAGATTTAAAAGCCTAGTCAATCAAAAATATCGGGTTGAGAATCCAAGATTAAGACCCTGCTTATGTGATATTGACCGGGGCGGCTTATGGCCATATCTAGAAGACCTTTTTCAGGGGAGGCAATTTAAGACACTGGCTTTCTCGAAAGAATTCCTAGTAAGCAAAGTAGATCACAATGGGATAAGGCTTCATATCAATAAAAAGGAATACGAAATTCCAAAGGACATTTTTTTGCAAGCATGGGCTGAGTTAAGAAAGAACGGTAACTTGAGCCGAGCTAATTTGGAACGTTCGGGAATACAATGCACAAGTCAGATGGTTTCGTTATTAAGCCAATTGCCTGCTATTCAAATGCAGCTGTGGCCAATACGGTTACACTTTTCCGATACAAGGCCATCTAGTTTTTTGATTCGTGATTGA
- a CDS encoding IS630 family transposase — MCRITFRQETVKRLKEELEKAYTRGDKQAVRRLSVLLMIGQRMSLARILSVWNVSAQTVYNWLHEFVRGRWASLKIKKGPGRRPALTKTQKRKLVAWIEAGPEACGYACGCWTSTLIQDLIDRKFKVLYNRFYVCELLRNLGCSYQKARFVSDHLDAEARKRWMESEFPGILRQAKESGAALFFSDEASFALWGSLSYTWGRRGHQPQVRTTGLRKGYKVFGAIEFFSGLLVYQATEQRFQSETYQAFLTYLLSQVSGPVILIHDGARYHTSKATREFLEQHKDRLTVYQLPSYSPDYNPIEYLWKKVKTQATHNRYFAEFALLTKSVDHALEVLATQSTEILRLMGIYTRHLAGPTAA, encoded by the coding sequence ATGTGTAGAATAACCTTTCGGCAGGAAACCGTCAAGCGTCTGAAGGAAGAACTGGAGAAAGCGTATACCCGAGGTGACAAACAAGCGGTGCGGCGATTGTCGGTGCTGCTGATGATCGGTCAACGAATGAGTTTGGCCAGGATTCTGTCGGTGTGGAATGTATCGGCGCAGACGGTCTACAACTGGCTGCACGAGTTTGTGCGAGGACGCTGGGCCAGTCTGAAGATCAAGAAAGGGCCGGGGCGCCGACCGGCTCTGACGAAAACGCAGAAGCGGAAGCTGGTGGCATGGATCGAAGCCGGACCGGAAGCCTGTGGTTATGCCTGTGGGTGTTGGACAAGTACGCTCATTCAAGATTTGATCGATCGGAAGTTCAAGGTGCTCTACAATCGGTTTTATGTATGTGAGTTGCTGCGCAACCTGGGATGTTCCTATCAGAAGGCTCGCTTTGTGTCGGATCATCTGGATGCCGAAGCTCGGAAACGCTGGATGGAGAGCGAATTTCCCGGGATTTTGAGGCAGGCGAAAGAGTCGGGGGCCGCGCTGTTCTTCAGCGACGAGGCCAGCTTTGCTCTGTGGGGCTCTCTGTCCTACACCTGGGGACGCAGGGGACACCAACCGCAAGTTCGCACGACCGGCCTGCGCAAAGGCTACAAGGTCTTCGGTGCCATCGAGTTCTTCAGTGGTCTGTTGGTTTATCAGGCCACCGAACAACGATTTCAATCGGAGACCTACCAGGCGTTTCTGACCTACCTCCTTTCGCAAGTCTCCGGACCGGTGATCCTGATCCACGATGGCGCTCGTTACCACACCAGCAAGGCCACTCGGGAATTTCTTGAGCAGCACAAAGATCGTCTCACCGTCTACCAATTGCCTTCCTACTCGCCCGACTACAATCCGATCGAGTATCTTTGGAAGAAAGTCAAAACCCAGGCCACTCACAATCGCTACTTCGCGGAATTCGCTCTGCTTACGAAATCTGTGGATCATGCGCTCGAGGTTCTGGCGACTCAATCCACCGAGATCTTGCGCTTGATGGGTATCTACACCAGGCATCTGGCTGGGCCAACTGCTGCTTGA
- a CDS encoding ThiF family adenylyltransferase, which yields MKISREDFDKLRHLVLADLPDEAGAFALAGIAEYGDQTDILVRRPISVPKHMMLVQNEYRLEVASQAINGLIALCEANQLGAVICHSHPSGLRYSHSDDYGEERIADTLRPFIPARAPIASLLFIPDDVTGRIWLANDSRSINLDEIIVIGHHIQKFELRKVPSSSAKLDLYDRQVRAFGKDGQTAISRAKVGIIGLGGTGSPIAEQLVRLGVLDLVLIDPDKFSPTNLSRVYGMYYGSVRKSRFFSEYKVNLVASNLRRINPNAQIRAITQNVVLSKTASLLLDRDVLFLCTDEHWGRSIVNQIAYQYMIPTINLGVRITSDAGVISHAIGTKDILRPDKPCLWCKQFLRSERIAAESMPIEERRNLLEQGYVEDIDSKTPAVISFTSSVASSAVSLFVHLLTNFMGDAGEISRINYDFLTGLSNRGITNIDKKCICQKVKGFGDLAPLPTLTTLAK from the coding sequence TTGAAAATCTCGCGTGAAGATTTCGATAAACTGCGCCATTTAGTTTTGGCTGATCTGCCCGATGAGGCGGGAGCTTTTGCATTGGCAGGAATCGCTGAATATGGCGATCAAACAGATATTCTCGTAAGACGACCAATTTCAGTTCCCAAACACATGATGTTGGTTCAAAACGAATATCGCCTTGAAGTTGCGTCTCAAGCAATAAATGGCTTGATTGCCTTGTGTGAGGCGAACCAGTTAGGGGCAGTAATATGTCATAGCCATCCAAGTGGGCTAAGATATTCACATTCGGATGATTATGGGGAGGAAAGGATTGCGGATACCCTTCGCCCATTCATCCCAGCAAGAGCGCCCATAGCAAGCCTGCTTTTTATTCCCGACGATGTTACAGGCAGGATATGGCTTGCAAATGATTCTCGGTCTATCAACCTGGACGAGATTATTGTGATAGGACACCACATTCAAAAATTTGAATTGCGAAAGGTTCCAAGCAGTTCAGCCAAACTGGATTTGTATGACCGTCAAGTAAGGGCATTTGGGAAAGATGGACAAACGGCTATCTCACGTGCCAAGGTAGGCATCATTGGGTTAGGAGGAACAGGTTCGCCCATTGCCGAACAATTGGTGCGACTTGGGGTTTTGGATCTTGTACTGATTGATCCTGATAAATTTTCCCCGACAAACCTTTCTCGTGTCTATGGCATGTATTATGGGTCAGTAAGGAAATCTAGATTCTTTTCCGAGTATAAGGTTAACCTGGTGGCTTCGAATCTAAGAAGAATAAATCCGAATGCGCAGATTCGTGCAATCACTCAAAATGTTGTGTTGAGTAAAACTGCTTCGCTACTACTGGATCGAGATGTTCTCTTTCTCTGCACAGATGAACATTGGGGTCGTTCTATTGTCAACCAGATTGCCTATCAGTATATGATTCCGACCATCAATCTTGGTGTCCGAATCACCTCTGATGCTGGTGTGATTTCTCACGCGATAGGCACAAAGGATATTCTTCGACCGGATAAGCCCTGTCTGTGGTGCAAGCAATTCCTCCGATCCGAGAGAATTGCAGCAGAGAGCATGCCGATTGAAGAGCGACGAAACCTGCTTGAACAAGGATATGTCGAGGATATTGATTCCAAGACGCCGGCAGTAATAAGTTTTACATCAAGCGTAGCAAGTTCTGCCGTATCCTTGTTTGTTCATCTACTCACAAATTTTATGGGCGACGCTGGAGAAATCAGCCGAATAAATTATGATTTCCTCACTGGTTTGTCCAACAGAGGAATAACAAATATTGATAAGAAGTGCATTTGTCAGAAGGTGAAGGGATTTGGTGATCTAGCCCCATTGCCTACATTGACCACGCTGGCAAAATAG
- a CDS encoding E2/UBC family protein: MLTDILLQEIAGLSEAGYKVELIEGDGFANIILDDYPLPPTYNKHTTKLLLRIPISYPNGNPDMFWTAPDLLCADGRTPAKADSLENHVGQQWRRFSWHPQGWNPGTGNLCMYLEFVNYGLAKAGKSDG; this comes from the coding sequence ATGTTGACCGACATCCTGCTTCAAGAAATCGCGGGGCTGAGTGAGGCCGGCTACAAAGTGGAATTGATCGAGGGAGATGGATTTGCAAACATCATATTGGATGATTATCCACTGCCCCCAACATACAACAAACACACCACCAAATTGCTGTTACGGATACCCATATCATATCCAAACGGCAATCCAGACATGTTCTGGACAGCGCCAGACTTGTTGTGTGCAGATGGACGGACTCCTGCTAAAGCGGATTCCCTTGAAAATCACGTCGGTCAACAGTGGCGGAGATTTTCTTGGCACCCTCAAGGCTGGAATCCTGGAACTGGAAACTTGTGTATGTATTTGGAGTTTGTAAATTACGGTCTTGCAAAAGCCGGGAAAAGTGACGGATGA
- a CDS encoding ImmA/IrrE family metallo-endopeptidase has product MSSAETIANLVLDRLDISRVDDLLLLKEIVYARGAILREHPLEGAEACLLVGPGRPIITVSSSPLISHHRRRFSIAHELGHLEMHRGTGLLINCTKGDIQDMPNDTGVDTEQEANQFASAFLLPARFVEKPFVENEPSFDIISEWAMRLDTSLTATSFRSTRFTPEPVAVVYSVRGIIQYFQPSEGFAELGVFPDVKKRWGAIPMREDYSKAWT; this is encoded by the coding sequence ATGAGCTCTGCTGAAACAATTGCAAACCTGGTCCTAGACAGGCTTGACATTTCTAGGGTGGATGATCTTCTACTGTTGAAGGAAATTGTCTACGCCCGTGGTGCTATTCTCCGAGAGCATCCGTTGGAAGGAGCTGAGGCGTGCCTATTGGTGGGGCCTGGCAGACCGATCATTACTGTGTCATCCTCGCCATTAATCAGCCATCATCGCCGACGTTTTTCCATTGCACACGAACTTGGTCATCTTGAGATGCATCGAGGCACAGGCTTGCTGATAAACTGCACAAAAGGGGATATTCAGGATATGCCTAACGATACAGGTGTTGATACTGAGCAGGAAGCTAATCAGTTTGCCTCGGCCTTTTTGCTTCCAGCCAGATTTGTGGAAAAGCCATTCGTGGAGAACGAACCCTCTTTCGACATTATTTCTGAATGGGCAATGCGACTTGATACATCGCTGACCGCGACTTCATTTAGATCTACGCGATTCACACCTGAGCCGGTGGCTGTTGTATATTCTGTTCGCGGTATTATCCAATATTTTCAACCGTCCGAAGGATTCGCTGAACTCGGAGTTTTTCCTGACGTGAAAAAACGGTGGGGAGCAATACCGATGCGAGAAGATTATTCCAAGGCATGGACATAA